One stretch of Fictibacillus sp. b24 DNA includes these proteins:
- a CDS encoding aldo/keto reductase, with product MTSSIHDRAVLHNGVQMPWIGLGVYKAEDGDEVIQSIKWAIDAGYRSIDTASLYENEVGVGQAISESHVPREELFITTKVWNTDQGYEKTLEAFDASLERLGLEYVDLYLVHWPVPGKYKETWKALEKIYNEGRAKAIGVSNFKQHHLEDLMAEAEIKPMVNQVEYHPRLSQEDLLSYCKEQGIQLEAWRPLLKGEIFGEPTLVELADKYNKSVAQIILRWDLQNGVVTIPKSVTEHRIQENIDIFDFELTNEDMTRISALNQDKRNGADPDDPEFYKQFE from the coding sequence ATGACAAGCAGTATTCATGATCGTGCCGTTCTGCATAATGGTGTCCAAATGCCATGGATCGGCTTAGGAGTCTATAAAGCTGAAGATGGTGATGAAGTGATTCAGTCCATCAAATGGGCGATCGATGCAGGATATCGCAGCATTGACACAGCAAGTTTGTACGAAAATGAAGTTGGTGTTGGACAGGCAATTTCAGAATCACACGTTCCAAGAGAAGAACTGTTTATTACTACGAAAGTTTGGAACACCGATCAAGGGTATGAAAAAACACTTGAGGCCTTTGATGCAAGTTTAGAAAGACTGGGCCTTGAGTATGTAGACCTTTACCTTGTTCACTGGCCGGTACCAGGAAAATATAAAGAAACGTGGAAAGCCCTTGAAAAGATTTACAATGAAGGCCGTGCAAAAGCGATTGGTGTTAGTAACTTTAAACAGCACCATCTTGAAGATTTGATGGCAGAAGCTGAAATAAAACCTATGGTAAACCAGGTGGAGTACCATCCGCGTTTGTCTCAGGAAGATCTTTTATCGTATTGTAAAGAGCAAGGCATACAGCTAGAAGCTTGGAGACCTCTTTTAAAAGGAGAAATCTTTGGAGAGCCTACCTTAGTGGAGCTAGCGGATAAGTACAATAAGTCCGTTGCACAAATCATTTTGCGCTGGGATCTTCAAAACGGTGTTGTGACAATTCCTAAATCAGTAACAGAACACAGAATTCAAGAAAACATTGATATCTTTGATTTTGAGCTGACGAATGAGGACATGACACGCATTTCAGCACTTAATCAAGATAAGCGGAACGGTGCAGATCCGGACGATCCGGAGTTTTATAAACAGTTTGAATAA
- a CDS encoding HIT family protein: protein MSCLGCDLANAKLPVHTIYENELINCFLDIDPFNEGHTLILPKRHVKELTELTDEETLAVMEAAKYISEKLNMCLKTDGITINQNGGEFSDLTHFHMHVIPRYENDGFTWSESLIKDDADQRLAETADKLR, encoded by the coding sequence ATGAGCTGTTTAGGCTGTGATCTTGCAAACGCGAAATTACCTGTACATACGATTTACGAAAATGAGCTCATAAATTGTTTTCTTGATATAGATCCTTTTAATGAAGGTCATACGCTGATCCTTCCAAAACGACATGTGAAGGAACTAACAGAATTGACAGATGAAGAAACATTGGCTGTAATGGAAGCGGCAAAGTACATATCTGAGAAATTAAACATGTGTTTAAAAACCGATGGGATTACAATTAACCAAAACGGGGGGGAATTTAGTGACTTAACGCATTTTCATATGCATGTTATTCCGCGGTATGAAAATGATGGATTTACGTGGAGTGAGTCTCTAATAAAAGATGATGCCGATCAACGGTTAGCTGAAACCGCAGACAAGCTTAGGTGA
- a CDS encoding NUDIX hydrolase, which produces MKKELVYQSRDKEIEVFEDEFGSITLKEMPHEAAVMVALENDSLILISQYRPAVDEIIIQLPGGGMKEKEDPMKAAKRELLEETGIVCGEAVFLGSIQPSACLSNVITHVFFTKEIIEYKSQRLEKKEATIQAFHIPVERAFHNIEQGIWKDSEMAHGLLLARLKGLI; this is translated from the coding sequence TTGAAAAAGGAACTTGTATATCAGAGCAGAGATAAAGAGATAGAAGTGTTCGAAGATGAATTTGGAAGTATAACACTAAAAGAGATGCCACATGAAGCTGCAGTTATGGTTGCACTGGAAAACGACTCATTGATCTTAATCAGCCAATATCGGCCAGCAGTGGACGAAATCATAATCCAGCTGCCAGGCGGAGGAATGAAGGAAAAGGAAGACCCTATGAAAGCTGCAAAACGAGAGCTGCTTGAGGAAACAGGGATCGTGTGTGGGGAGGCTGTATTTTTAGGTAGTATTCAGCCGAGTGCGTGCTTAAGCAACGTCATTACACATGTTTTCTTTACAAAGGAAATTATAGAATATAAATCTCAAAGACTTGAAAAAAAGGAAGCCACAATTCAAGCGTTTCATATTCCTGTAGAACGGGCATTTCATAATATTGAACAAGGCATCTGGAAAGACAGCGAAATGGCACATGGGTTGTTGCTAGCGAGATTGAAAGGATTGATCTAG
- a CDS encoding transporter suffix domain-containing protein — translation MKKKIGIIFIVLSFVLWILIPVIPFLSFSAGLKTAIVSGLFIGGEVFFWLGALLAGKDIVKKFIQKYWRKKDKNDDVT, via the coding sequence ATGAAAAAGAAAATCGGAATTATTTTTATTGTCCTCTCGTTTGTGTTGTGGATCTTAATACCCGTCATCCCCTTTTTATCGTTCAGTGCAGGGCTTAAAACAGCGATCGTAAGTGGGTTGTTCATCGGCGGAGAAGTCTTCTTTTGGCTTGGAGCGCTGTTAGCTGGAAAAGACATTGTGAAGAAGTTCATTCAAAAGTACTGGCGTAAAAAAGACAAGAATGATGATGTAACTTGA
- a CDS encoding MFS transporter produces MNYRTFVTAQSLLMTASSMVFPFYLLLIRNIGDSYSQFGLAYGLFALTGALVHPVIGRLSDKVGDRSLILFYTWGMAGMMLVVPIIKTVAALYMLQIAMGILGAVQKTTEKTALARQTKGTQTGEKIGNYHLWTSVWGAVAVMATGYLVDFLTIGSLFYIASFLYMVSALILMNSASLKIYTHKEKPVQP; encoded by the coding sequence ATGAATTATCGCACATTCGTAACAGCCCAAAGTCTATTAATGACAGCGAGTTCTATGGTATTTCCTTTTTATCTGCTGCTCATTCGCAACATAGGAGACAGCTACTCACAATTCGGATTGGCTTACGGTCTTTTTGCACTTACTGGAGCGCTGGTTCATCCGGTTATTGGTAGACTTTCTGATAAAGTGGGAGATCGTTCCTTGATCCTATTTTACACATGGGGCATGGCGGGAATGATGCTTGTTGTGCCTATCATTAAAACGGTTGCTGCTCTATACATGCTGCAGATCGCGATGGGTATTTTAGGTGCTGTACAAAAGACAACGGAAAAAACAGCGCTCGCTAGGCAAACGAAAGGTACGCAAACGGGTGAAAAAATCGGAAACTATCATCTTTGGACAAGTGTGTGGGGAGCGGTAGCAGTAATGGCAACAGGTTATTTAGTAGATTTCCTGACGATTGGAAGTTTGTTTTATATCGCGTCTTTTCTTTATATGGTTTCAGCTTTAATCCTTATGAATTCAGCTTCATTAAAAATATATACTCACAAAGAAAAGCCTGTGCAGCCATAA
- a CDS encoding FAD-binding oxidoreductase has product MKRKFIVFGISLYGLALFFSVSAYSQQQKTIIVEDAGRLMPTKMKVVKSSGSTRDLQKWVKEEETISIAGMQHSQGGHTLYPNGTLLDMKSYNEILNFNPKDKKITVQSGATWADIQEKINPYGLSIKVMQSQNIFTVGGSLSVNVHGRDIRYGSLIDTVASFRLLKSNGEIINVSRTENNDYFPYVIGGYGLFGIILDVTLKLAEDELYKHRIATMDYQEYESYFNQYVKNDKDVKMHVARLSVAPNSFLKEMYVTDYVLVEDQNELKKYSTLKEEKMVALPKFMLGMSRYSGWGKDVFWDTQKKYFVKSDGKYETRNNVMRSDSAFMEYENPNQTEVLQEYFVPVDQFTDYIDDLRGVLEKEELNVLNITIRYVEHDEDAVLSYAKDDMFALVLLINQGRSKKEIQRTEDVIQKMIDVTIEHDGSYYLPYYSYPTNAQLKKAYPHIEEFFNMKRQLDPEERFKNLFYERYGQ; this is encoded by the coding sequence ATGAAACGGAAATTTATTGTGTTTGGAATTTCTTTATATGGCTTGGCTCTCTTTTTCAGTGTTTCTGCATACTCACAACAGCAAAAAACGATTATTGTTGAAGACGCTGGACGATTGATGCCTACAAAAATGAAGGTGGTCAAAAGCTCGGGCTCAACTCGTGATCTCCAAAAATGGGTTAAAGAAGAAGAAACAATATCCATTGCAGGTATGCAGCACAGTCAAGGTGGCCATACCCTGTATCCGAACGGAACGCTCCTAGATATGAAGAGCTACAATGAGATTCTAAACTTTAATCCTAAAGATAAAAAAATTACAGTTCAAAGCGGAGCAACTTGGGCAGACATTCAAGAAAAAATTAATCCTTATGGGTTGTCTATTAAAGTGATGCAATCGCAAAACATATTTACGGTAGGCGGGTCATTAAGTGTAAACGTACATGGGCGTGATATACGGTACGGTTCATTGATAGATACGGTTGCTTCCTTCCGGCTGCTCAAATCGAACGGTGAAATAATCAATGTTAGCCGAACAGAGAATAATGATTACTTTCCTTATGTAATCGGGGGCTACGGTCTTTTCGGAATTATTTTAGATGTAACCCTTAAATTGGCAGAGGATGAACTTTACAAGCACCGTATTGCAACAATGGATTATCAGGAATATGAAAGTTACTTTAATCAATACGTGAAGAATGATAAAGATGTGAAAATGCACGTAGCTCGATTGTCTGTTGCGCCGAACTCTTTTTTAAAAGAAATGTATGTAACCGATTATGTGCTGGTGGAGGATCAAAATGAGCTAAAAAAGTATTCGACATTAAAAGAAGAAAAAATGGTAGCACTGCCTAAATTTATGCTAGGTATGTCACGTTACAGCGGCTGGGGAAAAGACGTGTTCTGGGATACTCAGAAAAAGTACTTTGTGAAAAGCGATGGCAAGTATGAAACAAGGAACAACGTGATGAGATCGGATAGTGCGTTTATGGAATATGAAAATCCAAACCAGACAGAAGTGCTGCAAGAATATTTTGTCCCTGTAGATCAGTTCACAGATTATATCGATGATTTACGAGGTGTTTTGGAAAAAGAAGAATTAAATGTATTAAATATCACGATACGCTATGTTGAACATGATGAGGATGCTGTCCTGTCTTATGCCAAGGATGATATGTTTGCTCTCGTGCTATTAATCAACCAAGGGCGATCAAAAAAAGAGATTCAAAGAACAGAGGATGTTATTCAGAAGATGATAGATGTGACGATAGAGCATGACGGCAGTTATTACTTACCTTATTATTCCTATCCGACGAATGCACAACTTAAAAAAGCGTATCCTCACATTGAGGAGTTTTTTAATATGAAACGACAGCTCGATCCAGAAGAGCGTTTCAAAAATCTTTTTTATGAGAGGTATGGACAATGA
- a CDS encoding M20 family metallopeptidase: MEQLFSRLANYENEMVEIRRHLHQNPELSFEEVETPAFIAAYHEKLGLEVRTEVGGRGVVATLRGGKPGKTVALRADFDALPIQEENDSPYKSKVPGVMHACGHDGHTATLLVLAKVLTEMKDGLEGNVVFIHQHAEELAPGGAIAMIEDGCLDGVDVIYGTHLWATMSTGTIGYRTGPVMAAADSFTIKVQGKGGHGAQPHKTKDSIVIGAQLVSNLQQIVSRRVNPLDAAVVSVGAFEAKNAFNVIADTAKLTGTVRTFKEEVRVAIEEEIDRIAKGTCLASDASYEYVFKRGYPAVVNHKEDTEFVVDVARKVPGIVGLEEIEPQMGGEDYAYYLEKIPGTFFFTGAEDTSWEETYPHHHPKFKINEDALLIAANLLGAATLAYLKQNAEKRVELTK, encoded by the coding sequence TTGGAACAGTTATTCAGCCGATTGGCTAATTATGAAAACGAAATGGTGGAGATTCGCAGACACCTTCATCAAAACCCTGAACTTTCATTTGAAGAAGTCGAGACACCCGCCTTTATTGCTGCGTACCATGAAAAGCTAGGGTTAGAAGTTCGTACAGAAGTCGGCGGCAGGGGGGTTGTTGCAACGTTAAGAGGCGGTAAGCCAGGTAAGACTGTTGCCCTAAGAGCTGATTTTGATGCACTACCGATTCAAGAGGAAAATGATTCTCCATACAAATCGAAAGTGCCAGGTGTCATGCATGCTTGCGGCCATGACGGTCATACGGCAACATTGCTTGTATTGGCCAAAGTTTTAACAGAAATGAAGGATGGTCTCGAAGGAAATGTCGTATTTATTCACCAGCACGCTGAAGAACTTGCGCCGGGCGGAGCCATTGCGATGATTGAAGACGGATGTCTAGACGGAGTTGATGTGATTTACGGCACACACCTTTGGGCAACGATGTCAACAGGAACGATCGGTTATCGTACAGGTCCTGTAATGGCAGCCGCAGATTCCTTCACTATAAAAGTTCAAGGTAAAGGAGGACATGGTGCACAGCCGCATAAAACAAAAGACAGCATCGTGATTGGGGCACAGCTCGTTTCAAACCTGCAGCAGATCGTGAGCCGCCGAGTTAATCCATTGGACGCAGCGGTTGTATCTGTTGGCGCTTTTGAGGCAAAAAATGCATTTAACGTGATTGCAGATACGGCAAAGCTGACAGGAACGGTCCGGACGTTTAAGGAAGAAGTTCGTGTAGCAATCGAAGAGGAGATCGACCGTATCGCAAAAGGAACATGTCTTGCGTCAGATGCATCCTATGAATATGTATTCAAACGTGGTTATCCTGCCGTCGTTAACCATAAAGAAGACACAGAATTCGTTGTAGATGTAGCCAGAAAGGTTCCAGGTATAGTGGGATTAGAGGAAATCGAGCCGCAGATGGGAGGAGAAGATTACGCATATTATTTGGAAAAAATCCCTGGCACCTTCTTCTTTACGGGAGCTGAAGACACATCGTGGGAAGAGACATATCCGCACCACCATCCGAAGTTCAAGATTAACGAAGATGCTTTACTGATAGCTGCCAATCTGCTTGGTGCTGCAACACTTGCGTATTTAAAACAAAATGCCGAGAAAAGAGTAGAGTTAACAAAATAG
- a CDS encoding AbgT family transporter: MARSAIKAVPSPEPSQPENNNKNIFNRLLDWVEKNGNKLPDVLTLFVIITAIILLGSFVAGVTGWSAVNPANNEKITAVNLLNEEGIKRMLTELVSNFVNFPPLGLVLVVMLGVGLAESTGLISAFMRKVVLASPKALILPIIIFIGIVGNAAADAALIVLPPVAAMVFLTLGRHPIAGLAAAYAAVAGGFSANIIISMLDVMLAGFTESAAHLQDKNYTANPAMNYYFMLASTFVLLPVAVWVTTKIVEPRLGEYQAPDDLEVKKQALSSEEKRGLKWATISLLIYTIIILLVTVPKGAMLRHAKTGELIDSPFMDSLVPIMLLFFLIPAMAYGFGSRVLRNDKDVAEHLTKAMSGMGYYIVLAFIAAQMIAYFSWSNLGSIIAITGADFLKESGFTGLPLLLAFILFTALVNLLIASSSAKWAILGPVFVPMFMALNYSPAFTQMAYRIGDSITNTITPMLAYFAILLTFAKKFDKNMGMGTLISALLPYSIAYTVFWCILFTIWYVLGLPLGPGEYIKM; this comes from the coding sequence ATGGCACGTTCAGCAATAAAAGCAGTACCTTCACCAGAACCGTCACAGCCTGAGAACAACAATAAAAACATATTTAATCGGCTATTGGACTGGGTAGAGAAAAACGGAAATAAACTTCCGGATGTTCTTACTTTGTTTGTAATCATTACAGCGATTATTCTGTTAGGTTCGTTTGTTGCTGGAGTGACAGGCTGGAGTGCGGTAAATCCTGCTAATAACGAAAAAATTACAGCGGTAAATCTATTGAACGAAGAAGGCATTAAGAGGATGCTCACGGAACTCGTCAGCAACTTTGTAAATTTCCCGCCGCTTGGACTTGTTCTCGTTGTCATGCTTGGAGTAGGACTAGCAGAGTCAACAGGTTTGATCTCAGCCTTCATGCGCAAAGTCGTACTAGCCTCACCAAAAGCACTTATTCTGCCTATTATCATTTTTATTGGAATCGTAGGAAATGCAGCCGCCGATGCCGCCCTAATCGTGCTTCCGCCAGTAGCAGCAATGGTATTCCTCACACTTGGACGACATCCTATCGCTGGACTAGCAGCGGCTTATGCAGCAGTTGCCGGTGGATTTAGTGCAAACATTATTATTAGCATGCTTGATGTGATGCTTGCAGGATTTACAGAGTCCGCAGCACACCTTCAAGATAAAAACTATACGGCAAACCCAGCGATGAACTATTACTTCATGCTTGCTTCTACATTTGTGCTTTTACCAGTCGCGGTATGGGTAACAACAAAGATCGTCGAACCGAGGCTAGGTGAATATCAAGCCCCAGATGATCTTGAAGTGAAGAAACAAGCCCTATCTTCTGAAGAAAAAAGAGGACTGAAGTGGGCAACGATTTCTCTACTAATCTACACGATCATCATTTTACTTGTAACTGTTCCAAAAGGTGCAATGCTTCGTCATGCTAAAACAGGTGAGCTGATCGATTCACCGTTTATGGATTCACTCGTTCCGATTATGCTTCTGTTCTTCTTAATCCCTGCAATGGCTTACGGGTTTGGATCAAGAGTGTTAAGAAATGACAAAGATGTTGCCGAACATTTAACAAAGGCAATGAGCGGCATGGGATACTATATCGTGCTTGCCTTTATTGCGGCTCAAATGATCGCTTATTTTAGCTGGAGCAATTTAGGATCAATCATCGCAATTACCGGAGCTGACTTTTTAAAAGAATCAGGATTTACCGGTCTGCCTCTGCTTCTTGCCTTCATTCTATTTACAGCACTCGTGAACTTGCTGATTGCCAGTTCATCAGCTAAGTGGGCGATTTTAGGGCCGGTTTTCGTTCCGATGTTCATGGCTTTAAACTACAGTCCCGCCTTCACACAAATGGCTTATAGAATTGGAGATTCCATCACAAATACGATTACACCGATGCTTGCCTATTTTGCAATTTTGCTTACGTTTGCTAAAAAGTTCGATAAAAACATGGGGATGGGAACGCTCATATCTGCTTTACTTCCATACTCAATCGCATACACGGTCTTTTGGTGCATCTTATTTACCATCTGGTACGTGCTAGGACTTCCATTAGGACCTGGCGAATATATAAAAATGTAG
- a CDS encoding class I SAM-dependent methyltransferase has product MDLLLKESLKASYNEQADLRNKVEIESWKVSELNSFIAALTNESCQTVLDIGAGSGQHGKYLSDHSLDVTCIDLSPNMVETCRSKGLKAEVMDYYTLNFNAESFDAVWAMNTLLHVPKVSLPAVLKNIHTVLAEDGLFYMGVYGGKDSEGVWQEDSYIPKRFFSFYTDEDLVEVVSPLFEVLDFHIISEAGGSLDFQSLLLRKKGIEG; this is encoded by the coding sequence ATGGATCTTTTGTTAAAGGAAAGTCTGAAAGCAAGCTACAACGAACAAGCCGATTTACGCAATAAAGTAGAAATAGAAAGTTGGAAGGTTAGTGAGCTGAATTCTTTTATTGCAGCTCTTACTAATGAAAGCTGCCAAACTGTGCTTGATATTGGAGCAGGATCTGGTCAGCATGGTAAATACTTATCAGATCACAGCTTAGATGTAACGTGCATCGACCTCTCACCAAATATGGTAGAAACATGCCGTTCAAAAGGGTTAAAAGCAGAAGTAATGGATTATTACACATTAAACTTTAATGCTGAATCTTTTGATGCAGTATGGGCGATGAATACGCTGCTTCACGTTCCAAAGGTAAGTCTGCCTGCTGTACTTAAGAACATTCATACTGTCTTAGCAGAGGATGGTTTGTTCTACATGGGCGTATACGGCGGAAAGGATTCTGAGGGCGTATGGCAAGAAGATTCGTATATTCCAAAGCGATTCTTTTCGTTTTATACAGATGAAGATCTAGTAGAGGTTGTTTCTCCTCTTTTTGAGGTGCTAGACTTTCACATCATTTCAGAAGCTGGTGGAAGTCTGGACTTTCAATCTCTGCTTTTGCGGAAGAAAGGGATAGAGGGTTAA
- a CDS encoding GNAT family N-acetyltransferase, with protein sequence MTKTADITLKKAGSEDVSGIARVCREGWRATYGYLGDEAYVNKVIEEYYNEDRILKEVTEFSDYWHGYFVAKENDQVVGAIGGGTTGEETGEIFVFYMDPNKRNIGIGSQLLNYYTDYQKSLGIKKQWLSAQKDNEKGIPFYEAKGFVKQSEKVSEGSDKYISIRYMREI encoded by the coding sequence TTGACAAAAACAGCGGATATTACGTTAAAAAAAGCAGGTTCTGAAGATGTTTCAGGAATTGCCAGAGTATGCCGAGAAGGATGGAGAGCAACGTACGGTTATTTAGGAGACGAAGCGTATGTAAACAAAGTGATAGAAGAGTACTATAACGAGGATCGTATCTTAAAAGAAGTGACGGAGTTCAGCGATTATTGGCACGGTTATTTTGTGGCGAAAGAAAATGATCAAGTGGTGGGAGCAATCGGCGGGGGAACGACAGGAGAAGAAACAGGAGAGATCTTTGTGTTTTACATGGATCCAAACAAGCGTAACATCGGAATAGGAAGTCAGCTTTTAAACTACTACACAGACTATCAAAAAAGTTTAGGGATAAAGAAACAGTGGCTGTCTGCTCAGAAAGATAACGAAAAAGGCATTCCATTTTATGAGGCAAAAGGATTTGTTAAACAATCAGAAAAGGTTAGCGAAGGCAGCGATAAATACATATCTATTCGATACATGCGAGAAATATAA
- a CDS encoding class I SAM-dependent methyltransferase, translated as MTDLITKNEHIYDMLDSLLRNEGTFWNSFYEDRNKKIPFFVDAPDENLVNYVERGWIQPGRVLELGCGPGRNAIFLAQLGFEVDAVDLSSEGLDWARERASEKGMDVNFIQGNIFKLDLPLHDYDLIYDSGCFHHVPPHRRVSYLNLLNNCLKDGGHFAITCFDAVGMGLDIPDKDVYRDRSMQGGLGYTFERMREVFSEFTEIELRKMKEITQPADTFGVPFLNAGLFKR; from the coding sequence TTGACAGATTTGATTACGAAAAATGAACATATTTACGACATGCTAGACTCTCTCTTGCGTAATGAAGGCACCTTCTGGAACTCTTTTTATGAAGATCGAAATAAAAAGATTCCTTTTTTTGTGGATGCACCTGATGAAAATCTAGTGAACTATGTGGAGCGTGGATGGATTCAGCCTGGCCGCGTATTAGAACTCGGCTGCGGACCCGGACGCAATGCAATCTTTCTTGCGCAGCTGGGATTTGAAGTAGATGCGGTAGATCTCTCTAGTGAAGGTCTAGATTGGGCTCGTGAACGCGCCTCTGAAAAAGGAATGGATGTGAACTTTATACAAGGTAACATCTTTAAGCTGGATCTGCCTCTTCATGATTATGACTTAATCTATGATTCAGGCTGCTTTCACCACGTTCCCCCTCATAGACGTGTTAGCTATTTGAATCTATTAAACAACTGTTTAAAAGATGGCGGACATTTTGCCATTACTTGCTTTGACGCGGTTGGAATGGGGTTGGATATCCCTGACAAGGATGTTTATAGGGATCGCTCGATGCAAGGAGGTCTTGGCTACACGTTTGAACGGATGCGGGAAGTTTTTTCTGAGTTTACAGAGATCGAATTGCGGAAGATGAAAGAAATTACACAGCCTGCTGATACATTTGGAGTGCCTTTTTTAAATGCAGGGCTGTTTAAACGATAA